In Ahaetulla prasina isolate Xishuangbanna chromosome 5, ASM2864084v1, whole genome shotgun sequence, the following are encoded in one genomic region:
- the NYX gene encoding nyctalopin translates to MFLVIRNVLLCICPVHSVWACVRSCPASCICTEEKSCAILCDRAGLAQIPNEFPCEAYSINLDKNNIKFLAERAFGTLPSLKSLSISHNNISFITPGAFKGLASLTELKMAHNEYIRYLHTRTFISLQRLIRLDLADCNLFNIPDRIFIELPALQELFFFQNNFRRIPGAIRGMENLTHVYLEKNKIEAVAYNSLLGLIRLKYLNLQVNRINVIHNRAFQDCQKLEYLYLNDNLISDLPENSFDGLWHLKMLNLGGNFLKIVSNTWFQDQSELEVLYLDRNWISYIEEGAFENLTSLVYLHLNSNNLTTLPFLVFQPVYLLGRLYLFRNPWECDCKIEWLKEWMENYGLVRDIPCTSPSSVVGLDLIDVIFEKTDEGLCLDPEELNTSSSTPLPMQELQSTTENKFNSLISKFLLQKELSEEVINTTEGFSNTTLLDDLINEASLGLRECHIKQIYFNIWLFFISQALWTI, encoded by the exons ATGTTCCTTGTGATCAGAAATG TCTTGCTTTGCATCTGCCCTGTGCATTCGGTGTGGGCTTGTGTCCGTTCCTGTCCTGCCAGTTGTATCTGCACTGAAGAGAAGAGTTGTGCCATTCTTTGTGACAGAGCTGGTCTTGCACAGATCCCTAATGAGTTTCCTTGTGAAGCATATTCTATTAACTTGGATAAAAATAACATCAAATTCCTTGCTGAGAGGGCATTTGGTACTCTCCCGTCCCTAAAATCTCTCTCAATAAGCCATAACAACATATCCTTTATTACTCCTGGTGCTTTCAAAGGGCTTGCTAGCTTAACTGAGTTAAAAATGGCCCACAATGAATACATTCGTTATCTGCATACCAGGACTTTTATTTCTCTCCAGAGGCTAATCCGATTGGATTTAGCAGACTGCAATCTTTTCAATATTCCAGACAGGATTTTTATAGagcttccagctcttcaagaacTCTTTTTCTTTCAGAATAACTTCCGAAGGATCCCAGGAGCTATAAGAGGGATGGAGAATTTGACTCATGTTTATTTGGAGAAAAACAAGATAGAAGCTGTGGCATATAATTCACTTCTGGGCCTGATCCGGTTGAAATATCTCAATCTGCAAGTCAACAGAATAAATGTCATTCATAATAGAGCTTTTCAGGATTGCCAGAAATTGGAGTACCTTTATTTAAATGACAACTTAATCAGTGACCTCCCTGAGAATTCCTTTGATGGTCTGTGGCATCTAAAGATGCTTAATCTTGGTGGCAACTTCCTCAAGATTGTCTCTAATACCTGGTTCCAGGATCAATCTGAACTGGAAGTTTTGTATTTGGACAGAAACTGGATCAGTTATATTGAGGAAGGTGCTTTTGAAAACCTCACAAGCTTGGTATATTTGCACTTAAACAGTAACAATCTAACTACGTTGCCTTTCTTAGTCTTTCAACCAGTTTACCTCCTAGGAAGACTCTACCTTTTCCGGAACCCCTGGGAGTGTGATTGCAAGATTGAGTGGCTAAAAGAGTGGATGGAGAATTACGGACTTGTGAGAGATATTCCTTGCACTTCCCCGTCTTCAGTAGTTGGCCTTGACTTAATTGATGTTATTTTTGAGAAGACAGATGAAGGTTTATGTCTTGACCCAGAAGAATTAAACACCTCATCTTCTACACCTCTTCCCATGCAAGAATTACAGTCGACTACAGAGAATAAATTCAACAGTCTTATCTCAAAATTTTTACTCCAGAAGGAACTTTCAGAGGAAGTGATAAACACTACAGAAGGTTTCAGCAACACTACTCTGTTAGATGACTTGATTAATGAAGCATCTTTAGGACTAAGAGAATgtcatataaaacaaatatattttaatatttggttaTTCTTTATATCTCAAGCATTATGGACCATATAA